Proteins encoded in a region of the Phoenix dactylifera cultivar Barhee BC4 chromosome 3, palm_55x_up_171113_PBpolish2nd_filt_p, whole genome shotgun sequence genome:
- the LOC103701046 gene encoding RGS1-HXK1-interacting protein 1, whose translation MRADASAPRPLPPALSAAANPEGIHDLRTVHSSSEENTLASGPYGSALRFAPSPQENSSWSLQRLQDYMPSVQAWYKDYEDAFVKKFKDQLMIARDHPTETFGVVVAAGFVLMQGPRRFLVRNTIGRLLSEQDRSAKAELCLKELSQSVDKLKKDSKNMLLKASWGEQDLQRGHTKIRAAGREIQRLANSIYKIESEAADLMDGLRALPGRTALQLRAEVASMASDLKTQRRELNKRIMKISELGIRV comes from the exons ATGAGGGCGGACGCGTCCGCTCCTCGCCCTCTGCCGCCGGCGCTGTCGGCGGCGGCCAACCCAGAAGGCATCCACGACCTACGGACTGTCCATTCGTCGTCGGAGGAGAACACCTTGGCCTCTGGTCCCTACGGCTCCGCTCTCCGATTCGCTCCATCTCCGCAGGAGAATTCCTCTTGGTCCCTCCAAAGATTGCAG GATTACATGCCAAGTGTGCAGGCATGGTATAAAGATTATGAAGATGCCTTTGTCAAAAAATTTAAAG ATCAGTTGATGATTGCACGAGATCACCCAACTGAGACATTTGGAGTTGTTGTTGCTGCAGGTTTCGTCCTCATGCAAG GCCCTAGAAGGTTTTTGGTTCGTAACACTATTGGGCGTCTTTTGAGCGAGCAG GACCGATCTGCTAAGGCTGAATTATGCTTGAAAGAGCTCAGTCAATCTGTTGATAAACTGAAGAAAGATAGCAAGAATATGCTTCTAAAAGCAAGTTGGGGTGAACAGGACTTGCAGCGTGGACACACCAAAATCAG AGCTGCTGGACGTGAAATTCAGAGGCTTGCCAATTCCATTTATAAGATAGAATCTGAAGCAGCAG ATTTGATGGATGGACTTAGAGCACTTCCTGGCAGAACTGCTCTGCAGCTTCGAGCAGAG GTGGCTTCCATGGCATCAGATTTGAAAACCCAGAGGCGTGAACTCAACAAAAGAATCATGAAAATATCAGAACTTGGGATTCgtgtttga
- the LOC103701047 gene encoding probable glutathione S-transferase, producing MAEEVKVFGHWTSPFSCRVGIALRLKGVPYEYIEEDLSNKSSLLLEYNPVHKKVPVLVHGGRPIAESLVVLEYIEETWRGNPMLPQDPHRRAMARFWTKFVDEKCMPIMWKSLWSEGEMQQKLMEETNENLSILERELDGKKFFGGNSIGLVDIAANFLSYWTEVLQEVAGISLFNVEKHPILFKWANEFMSSDAVKECLPPKDELLSHFQAMKEAMSATKARQN from the exons ATGGCGGAGGAAGTAAAGGTGTTTGGTCATTGGACCAGCCCCTTCAGCTGCCGAGTAGGGATTGCTCTAAGGCTGAAGGGTGTCCCCTATGAGTACATAGAGGAGGATCTTTCCAACAAAAGCTCGTTGCTGCTTGAGTATAACCCGGTCCACAAGAAGGTCCCTGTGCTCGTCCATGGCGGAAGGCCAATTGCTGAGTCCCTTGTTGTCCTTGAATATATCGAGGAGACATGGCGAGGAAACCCCATGCTGCCCCAGGATCCTCACCGAAGGGCCATGGCGCGCTTTTGGACCAAGTTCGTCGATGAGAAG TGCATGCCAATAATGTGGAAGTCATTATGGAGCGAAGGAGAGATGCAACAAAAACTCATGGAAGAAACAAATGAAAACCTAAGCATATTAGAGCGCGAGCTTGATGGCAAGAAGTTCTTTGGAGGTAATTCCATAGGTCTTGTGGACATTGCAGCCAACTTTTTATCTTATTGGACTGAAGTACTTCAGGAGGTAGCAGGAATAAGCTTGTTCAATGTAGAAAAGCATCCCATCCTGTTCAAGTGGGCCAACGAGTTCATGAGCTCTGATGCTGTGAAGGAATGCTTACCCCCCAAGGACGAACTGCTCTCCCACTTCCAAGCTATGAAAGAAGCTATGTCAGCTACCAAAGCTCGTCAGAATTGA
- the LOC103701147 gene encoding pentatricopeptide repeat-containing protein At3g03580, with the protein MCIGRRTRQQTGSPLLLLTTRERHESTIPPAPFHALARSLQPRNLDFLRLRSKARLSRLQWSRSSPLLPQTLGYFTLSVPISTTLRLSVTRALSHLRTPRELHRIHSLLITSGLVRSPFFSGKLIAKYSELRNPAASRSVFLSTPYSKNNIFLWNSLIRSHTQNGMFSEALDYYNELQRMKLAPDSFTFPSVLGACAGLGDLELGRRIHEHALEVGFGSDLYVGNSLINVYARLGSLEEARKVFDSMQQRDIVSWNTLISGYSANGEWEKSVEVYSELRIAGLVPDCFTVESVLPAYGCLGDLKSGRMIHGLVYKIGIEKDRLVNNGLIAMYCKFVNLTDARKTFDMIMGRDSVSWNTMIDGYYQSGDFDMALELFREMVIGSNLDLVTVTIILHVCHDIGVLKLGGSVHGYTIRNGYECDTAALNALVAMYSKCGNLFMSRKVFDQMDYRDTVSWNSLISGYVSRGYFGEGTDLFRSMKESKVRPDSVTTVTLVSMCTKLLDSCQGKGLHCDAIKRGLRSNLFVSNAVLDMYSKCDSLEDALKVFESMETPDAVSWNTIISGSVQNGNCNLAFKLLSQMKVKGPKLDLATILGILPACSFVAAKRQGKEIHACIFKLGLHIDVPVGNALIEMYSKCGSLDYAVRIFEHMNTKDVVSWTSLVCAYGMYGQGKKALKAFRRMEEMGIRPDHVAFIAVMYACSHAGLVEEGKMHFKRMEKDYNIMPKMEHYACMVDLLGRSGKLIEAEKFIDEMPLKPDVSIWGALLSACRFSGETKMAERVAEKIMALDSENTGYHVLVSNVYASIGKWDIVGNIRKSMKDKKMKKDRGFSWIEIRNKVYVFGTGDQLVEQSKEVYQLLERFAGLMAKEGYIPDRNFVLQDVEDDDKRYMLCAHSERLAIAFGLLNTKPGTPLQIMKNLRVCVDCHTATKYISKIVQRELLVRDANRFHLFKDGICSCGDYW; encoded by the exons ATGTGTATCGGGAGGCGAACTcggcagcagactgggtcgcctcttttgCTGCTCACCACTCGGGAGAGG CATGAGAGCACCATACCTCCAGCACCTTTCCATGCGCTGGCTCGAAGCCTCCAACCCCGAAACCTGGATTTCCTACGCTTGCGATCAAAAGCGCGCCTCTCCCGCCTGCAATGGAGCCGAAGCTCCCCTCTCCTCCCACAGACCCTCGGATATTTCACTCTCTCGGTCCCGATCTCTACAACCTTGCGCTTGTCCGTAACCAGAGCTCTATCGCATCTCAGAACTCCTCGCGAGCTCCACCGCATCCACTCTCTACTAATCACCTCCGGCCTCGTCCGCTCCCCCTTCTTCTCCGGCAAGCTCATCGCCAAGTATTCGGAGCTCAGGAACCCCGCCGCCTCTCGGTCCGTCTTCCTCTCGACTCCCTACTCCAAGAACAACATCTTCCTCTGGAATTCTTTGATTCGATCTCACACTCAGAATGGCATGTTCTCCGAAGCTCTGGATTACTATAATGAGCTCCAAAGGATGAAATTGGCCCCTGATTCCTTCACCTTCCCTTCTGTTCTTGGTGCTTGTGCTGGCTTAGGTGATCTCGAGCTGGGCCGGAGAATCCATGAACATGCTTTGGAAGTGGGATTTGGTTCTGATTTGTACGTCGGGAATTCTTTGATTAATGTGTATGCGAGGCTTGGTTCTTTAGAAGAGGCTCGGAAGGTTTTTGACAGTATGCAGCAGAGAGATATTGTTTCGTGGAATACTTTGATTTCTGGGTATAGTGCCAATGGGGAATGGGAGAAATCTGTGGAGGTTTATAGTGAATTGAGAATTGCCGGTTTGGTTCCGGATTGCTTTACAGTGGAGAGTGTTTTGCCAGCCTATGGATGTCTTGGTGATTTAAAATCCGGTAGAATGATCCATGGGCTTGTTTACAAGATTGGGATTGAGAAGGATAGATTAGTCAACAATGGTCTTATTGCTATGTACTGCAAGTTTGTGAATTTAACTGATGCTCGAAAAACTTTTGATATGATTATGGGGAGGGACTCTGTTTCTTGGAATACCATGATTGATGGCTATTACCAGTCTGGTGATTTTGACATGGCTCTAGAGCTGTTCCGAGAGATGGTGATTGGATCAAATCTGGATCTCGTTACGGTCACAATTATCCTCCATGTTTGTCATGACATTGGGGTCTTAAAACTTGGTGGTTCAGTTCATGGTTACACTATAAGGAATGGGTATGAATGTGATACTGCGGCACTGAATGCTCTTGTAGCTATGTATTCAAAGTGTGGAAATTTGTTCATGTCACGGAAAGTGTTTGATCAGATGGATTATAGAGACACTGTTTCGTGGAATTCCCTGATTAGTGGTTATGTTAGCAGGGGATATTTTGGTGAAGGGACAGATCTTTTTAGGTCTATGAAAGAATCAAAAGTAAGACCTGACTCTGTTACAACTGTAACACTTGTATCAATGTGCACCAAGTTACTTGATTCATGCCAGGGAAAGGGACTTCACTGTGATGCAATAAAAAGAGGACTGAGATCAAATCTGTTTGTCAGCAATGCAGTTCTTGACATGTACTCAAAATGTGATAGCTTAGAAGATGCATTGAAAGTGTTCGAGAGCATGGAAACCCCTGATGCAGTAAGTTGGAATACTATTATATCGGGGTCTGTCCAGAATGGAAATTGCAATTTAGCGTTCAAACTATTGAGCCAAATGAAGGTCAAGGGGCCAAAGCTGGACCTGGCTACAATATTGGGTATCTTGCCTGCATGCTCCTTTGTGGCGGCAAAACGACAAGGGAAAGAGATTCACGCTTGCATTTTCAAACTTGGTTTACACATTGATGTTCCAGTTGGGAATGCTCTAATTGAAATGTACTCCAAATGTGGCAGTTTAGATTATGCAGTCCGTATCTTTGAGCATATGAATACCAAGGACGTTGTGTCATGGACCTCTTTGGTATGTGCCTATGGTATGTATGGTCAAGgcaagaaagccttgaaagCATTTCGGAGGATGGAAGAAATGGGTATAAGACCAGACCATGTTGCATTTATTGCTGTCATGTATGCATGTAGTCATGCTGGTTTAGTTGAAGAAGGTAAGATGCATTTTAAGAGGATGGAGAAAGACTATAATATCATGCCCAAAATGGAACACTATGCTTGCATGGTTGATCTGCTTGGACGTTCTGGAAAATTAATCGAGGCCGAAAAGTTCATTGATGAAATGCCATTGAAACCTGATGTAAGTATATGGGGAGCTTTACTCAGTGCCTGTAGATTCTCTGGTGAAACCAAGATGGCTGAGCGTGTTGCTGAAAAAATTATGGCCTTGGATTCAGAAAACACTGGTTATCATGTCCTTGTGTCAAATGTATATGCATCTATAGGGAAATGGGATATTGTTGGTAATATAAGGAAATCcatgaaagataaaaaaatgaaaaaagatcGAGGATTTAGCTGGATAGAAATCAGAAATAAGGTGTATGTATTCGGGACTGGGGATCAATTGGTGGAACAGTCTAAAGAGGTTTATCAGTTGCTAGAAAGATTTGCTGGTTTGATGGCTAAGGAAGGATATATTCCTGATAGGAACTTTGTTCTGCAGGATGTGGAAGACGATGATAAGAGATACATGCTGTGCGCACACAGTGAGAGGCTTGCTATAGCTTTTGGGTTGTTAAATACAAAGCCTGGAACACCATTGCAGATAATGAAGAACCTTCGGGTGTGTGTAGATTGCCACACAGCAACTAAATACATATCAAAAATTGTCCAGAGAGAATTATTGGTCAGAGATGCTAATAGATTTCATTTATTCAAGGATGGAATTTGCAGTTGTGGTGATTACTGGTGA
- the LOC103701045 gene encoding S-adenosylmethionine synthase — translation MASTDTFLFTSESVNEGHPDKLCDQISDAVLDACLEQDPDSKVACETCTKTNMVMVFGEITTKANVDYEKIVRDTCRAIGFTSDDVGLDADHCKVLVNIEQQSPDIAQGVHGHFTKRPEEIGAGDQGHMFGYATDETPELMPLSHVLATKLGARLTEVRKNGTCPWLRPDGKTQVTVEYRNDHGAMIPIRVHTVLISTQHDETVTNDEIAADLKEHVIKPVIPERYLDEKTIFHLNPSGRFVIGGPHGDAGLTGRKIIIDTYGGWGAHGGGAFSGKDPTKVDRSGAYVARQAAKSIVANGLARRCIVQVSYAIGVPEPLSVFVDTYGTGKIPDKEILKIVKENFDFRPGMIIINLDLKRGGNGRFLKTAAYGHFGRVDPDFTWEVVKPLKEEKPTA, via the coding sequence ATGGCCAGCACCGACACCTTCCTTTTCACCTCCGAATCTGTGAACGAGGGACACCCCGACAAGCTCTGCGACCAGATCTCGGATGCCGTGCTCGATGCCTGCCTTGAGCAGGATCCCGACAGCAAGGTCGCTTGCGAGACCTGCACGAAGACGAACATGGTCATGGTCTTTGGGGAGATCACCACCAAGGCGAACGTCGACTATGAGAAGATTGTCCGCGACACCTGCCGAGCCATCGGGTTCACGTCCGACGACGTCGGCCTTGATGCCGATCACTGCAAGGTGCTCGTCAACATCGAGCAGCAGTCTCCTGACATCGCCCAGGGCGTTCATGGGCACTTCACCAAGCGCCCTGAGGAGATTGGCGCCGGCGATCAGGGCCACATGTTTGGCTATGCGACCGACGAGACCCCGGAGTTGATGCCCCTCAGCCACGTCCTCGCCACCAAGCTCGGCGCCCGCCTCACCGAGGTCCGCAAGAACGGCACCTGCCCCTGGCTGAGGCCCGACGGGAAGACTCAGGTGACCGTCGAGTACCGCAACGACCATGGCGCCATGATCCCTATCCGCGTCCACACCGTCCTCATCTCGACCCAGCATGACGAGACTGTTACCAACGACGAGATTGCTGCGGATCTCAAAGAGCATGTCATCAAGCCCGTCATCCCCGAACGGTACCTCgacgagaagaccatcttccaCCTCAACCCGTCCGGCCGTTTCGTCATAGGTGGACCTCATGGCGATGCAGGGCTCACCGGCCGCAAGATCATCATCGATACTTACGGTGGCTGGGGAGCCCACGGTGGCGGCGCCTTCTCCGGCAAGGATCCCACCAAGGTCGACCGGAGCGGTGCCTACGTTGCGAGGCAGGCGGCCAAGAGCATTGTTGCCAATGGGCTCGCTCGCCGTTGCATTGTGCAGGTGTCTTACGCCATTGGTGTGCCGGAGCCTCTCTCGGTGTTTGTGGACACCTATGGCACGGGCAAGATTCCGGATAAGGAGATCTTGAAGATTGTGAAGGAGAATTTTGATTTCAGGCCTGGAATGATCATCATCAACCTCGACCTGAAGAGGGGCGGCAACGGCAGGTTCCTGAAGACAGCGGCTTACGGGCATTTCGGCAGGGTCGACCCCGACTTCACCTGGGAGGTCGTGAAGCCCCTCAAGGAGGAGAAACCCACGGCCTAA
- the LOC103701146 gene encoding glutathione transferase GST 23-like, with translation MASGGGEVKLFGMWASPAVRRVEWALKMKGIEYEYIEEDLSNKSASLLAYNPINKQVPVLLHNGKPIAESLVIIEYIDEVWKHNPILPEDPYERTKARFWSTYSEGKCRDAVGKGYFTEGEEKENAIKYLEETVRVLDEELKGKKFFGGENLGFSDLVLGWMAFWLPVAEEVAFFEVLDSKKFPWFASWTDNFLEVPVIKENLPPRDKTVEFFENYRRQRLGASKCIKTHA, from the exons ATGGCGAGCGGCGGCGGCGAGGTGAAGCTCTTCGGAATGTGGGCAAGTCCTGCAGTTCGTCGAGTCGAGTGGGCTTTGAAGATGAAGGGGATCGAGTACGAGTACATAGAAGAAGATCTCTCGAACAAGAGCGCATCTCTTCTCGCGTACAATCCGATCAATAAGCAAGTCCCCGTGCTCCTCCACAACGGCAAGCCGATCGCCGAATCCCTTGTTATCATTGAATATATTGATGAGGTCTGGAAGCATAACCCCATCTTACCTGAGGATCCTTATGAACGAACCAAGGCACGCTTTTGGAGCACATATAGTGAGGGCAAG TGTCGAGATGCAGTAGGGAAAGGGTACTTTACggaaggagaggagaaagagaaTGCTATCAAATATTTGGAGGAAACTGTGAGAGTACTGGATGAAGAGCTGAAGGGAAAGAAGTTCTTTGGAGGAGAAAACCTTGGATTCTCGGACTTGGTTTTGGGCTGGATGGCTTTCTGGTTACCGGTGGCAGAGGAGGTTGCCTTCTTTGAGGTGTTGGATTCTAAGAAGTTTCCGTGGTTTGCTTCATGGACTGATAATTTTCTCGAAGTTCCTGTGATCAAAGAGAACCTTCCACCCCGCGACAAGACGGTGGAGTTCTTCGAGAACTATCGCCGGCAACGGTTAGGTGCATCAAAATGCATCAAAACCCATGCATGA
- the LOC103701145 gene encoding probable lysophospholipase BODYGUARD 4, which produces MPTFPRVSPGRWRERASRGLISALSLLVFAFLDLVDFVLCFFFRFVDGVLEGNPIPCYCWNRREKQGSPDGVGEEEEVSETLYGRRNLFREIGLVSYGGRSGEKEGKGASRSTRRWSDCGCESCISWQGKEEEKLYLMVREPSQARNHWGNSFESVIFLHGFLSSSSLWLETVFPNLSEVAKHNFRVFAVDLLGFGGSPKPTNCMYRLKEHLEMIEKSVVKPFQLSSFHLVAHSMGCIIALALAAKYPESVKSITLIAPPYFSSTEVRASHTALNRLAERKIWPPLLFGSAIMSWYEHLGRTVCFIYCRNHAMWEWILKLLTWRRDLNFMITDLTKHTHHSAWHTMHNVICGAMKLMDKHLEVVNEVGISVKIIQGDRDQVVPLECSYSMKSKLPLADLKIIANADHNTVMVGREKDFTRELEQIWFTSIESKLS; this is translated from the exons ATGCCAACTTTTCCCCGTGTTTCTCCTGGGAGATGGCGAGAGAGAGCCTCGAGAGGTCTCATCTCGGCTCTCAGTCTCTTAGTTTTCGCCTTCTTGGATCTTGTGGACTTCGTTCTGTGCTTCTTCTTTAGGTTTGTTGATGGAGTTCTTGAGGGGAATCCCATCCCATGCTACTGCTGGAACAGAAGAGAGAAACAGGGAAGTCCGGATGGggtgggagaagaggaggaggtctCAGAAACATTGTATGGGAGGAGGAATCTTTTCAGGGAAATTGGCCTTGTTAGTTATGGGGGAAGGAGCGgtgaaaaggaaggaaaaggagCTTCAAGGTCCACACGCCGATGGTCCGACTGTGGTTGTGAGTCGTGTATCTCGTGGCAGgggaaggaagaggagaagctTTACTTGATGGTGAGAGAGCCATCTCAAG CTAGAAATCACTGGGGGAATTCTTTTGAAAGTGTGATTTTCTTACATGGGTTCCTTTCTTCTTCGTCACTGTGGCTAGAGACAGTTTTTCCGAATCTCTCTGAAGTTGCGAAGCATAATTTTAGGGTGTTTGCAGTGGATCTCTTGGGTTTTGGTGGAAGTCCAAAGCCAACAAATTGTATGTATAGATTGAAAGAACATTTAGAAATGATTGAGAAATCTGTAGTCAAACCATTTCAGTTGAGCTCTTTTCACTTAGTTGCTCACTCAATGGGTTGTATAATCGCGTTGGCCTTAGCAGCAAAATATCCTGAATCTGTTAAATCGATCACATTGATTGCACCA CCATACTTTTCTTCAACTGAAGTGAGAGCAAGTCACACTGCCTTGAACAGACTAGCTGAAAGGAAAATTTGGCCGCCGTTGCTCTTCGGGTCTGCAATTATGTCATGGTATGAACATTTGGGTAGAACTGTTTGCTTCATTTATTGCAGAAATCATGCCATGTGGGAATGGATTTTGAAGCTACTCACATGGAGAAG GGATCTGAACTTCATGATTACAGATTTAACAAAGCATACCCATCACTCAGCTTGGCACACCATGCACAATGTGATTTGTGGAGCGATGAAGTTAATGGATAAGCACTTGGAAGTTGTGAATGAAGTAGGAATTTCAGTGAAAATAATTCAAGGAGACAGAGATCAGGTGGTTCCTCTGGAATGTAGCTACAGTATGAAATCGAAACTTCCCCTTGCAGACCTCAAGATCATTGCTAATGCTGACCACAACACTGTGATGGTAGGCAGGGAAAAGGATTTCACAAGGGAACTAGAACAAATTTGGTTCACTTCCATAGAAAGCAAGTTGTCATGA